The Pirellulales bacterium genome includes the window GGCAGGCGACATTTTTTCTGGGAGGCTTGATTGCGGGATTGGCGCTGGTCGCCATGGTGGGGTTGTGGCTCACCCGTCCGGTTTTTCCGCAGGACAAAGTTGCTTCGATCATGGCGAACGAAGAAAAATCCGTGGCCAACATCGAGCAGCTTTCGCTGCTGGAAACGTTTGAATTGTGGGAAAGGGAAAAGAACGGAGGCGATACCAGTCCTTCGCCAGAGCGGATCGCGCTGTTTGCCAAGTTTCAGCAAGAGGTCATAACCTACGTGCCGCGCATGACGCTGGCCATGGCCGCTGCGGTGGTGGGCGTTCTGATCCTCGGCGTTGCCCTGCTGCTGCCAAAAACGCCAAAGCCACGTCGCCCGCTGGCCTAGCGACGAGCGACAACGAGAACTCCGGTCCCGCAATGGGGCGTGTTACTTCTTGCGGAAGATGCGTTTCGCGTCGGTGAGCGCGGTGCCTAGCAACTCGACTTCGGCCAGCGTGTTGTAGAAGTAAAAACTGGCCCGAGCGCTCGCGTTGATTCCCAGCCGTTTGTGCAATGGCATTGCGCAATGATGCCCTGCGCGAACTGCAATGCCCTGGCGATCAAGTAATTGGGCAATATCGTGGGCGTGTATACCATCGAGCGTGAAGCTGACGATGCCCCCTTTATGTTCGGGAGCCGGCCCCAGCAAATGGACCCCGCCCACGTTCTCCAGCACCTCGTGGGCGCGGGCCGTGAGGATTTGCTCATAGGCGTGAATCTTGTCCATGCCGATGGCGTTCAAATAGTCGATTGCCGCGCCGAGACCAATCGCGGGCACAATCGGCGGCGTGCCGGCCTCGAACTTCGCCGGCAACTCGGCTGGCTCGAAACTGTCGAGCTTTACGCGACGGATCATGCTGCCGCCGCCCAGAAACGGGGGCATGGCTTCCAGCAGGGATCGCCGCCCGTACAAAATTCCCACGCCCGACGGTCCCAACATTTTGTGCCCGCTAAATGCCAAAAAATCGACCTCGAGCGCCTGCACATCGGTCGCCAGATGAGGCACGCTTTGTGCGGCATCGACGAGCACCACCGCCCCGACGGCGTGCGCCCGACGCGTGATTTCCGCGATGGGGTTAATCGTGCCCAACACATTGGATATATGGCCAACGGCCACGAGCTTGGTGCGCTCGGTGAGCAGCGCCGGGAGCTTCTCCATATCCAACCGACCCTCGTCCGTGATCGGAATGTGTCGTAGGACGGCGCCTCGCTCCGCGGCCAATTGCTGCCAAGGGACCAGGTTCGAGTGATGCTCCATCTCGGTGAGCAAAATCTCATCGCCTGGCTTGATATGGGCTGCACCCCAGCTGCGGGCAACCAGGTTGATGCCTTCGGTCGTACCGTAGGTGAATATGACCTGCTCGCGCGCAGGAGCGTTGATGAAGGCACGGACCTTTTCGCGGGTCTCTTCGTACAGGTCCGTGCTCTGGTCGCTCAACCAATGAATGCCCCGGTGAACGTTCGCATATTGTTTTTCGTACACATCGACCAGCGACTGAATAACCTGCCGCGGTCGCTGCGTCGTGGCGGCATTGTCCAAGTACACCAGCGGCACATCGCCGTGCAGCCGCAGGCCGAGAATCGGAAAGTCCGTGCGCAATGCGTCAGGGTCGAGCGGCAGCACGGGCGCCAAAGTGCTCATCGATTTTCCTTGTTGGGTTGCGACGGGGTCGCCGTCGTACCTGGCTGACCGTTGCCTTGCAGAGGAGAGTAAATCGCGGCCTGCAGCACACGCCACGAAAGCAGACAGCATTTCTGCCGATTAGGGGTCAGCTTCGCGCCGAATAATCGCAGCATGTCGTCGGCTGTGAACTGCTTGATCTCATCGACCGACTTCTGGTCGAAATGCTCGACCAGCATCGATGCTGCGGCCTGGCTGATGCAGCACCCGTCGCCGTCGAAGTACAATTCCTCGATCTTGCCCTGCGGGTCTACTGCCAAGTCGATGTGTACTACGTCACCGCAGAGGGGGTTGTCGTCCTCGTGTGCGTGCGTTGCATGCGCAGCATGACCGCGGTGAAACGGATCTTCGTAGTGCTCCAGGATGTGCTCCTGGTACAGTTCGTCTTCGCTAGTGGGCATGAGATCGCCGAGGGACGGAAGCGGGGTTGGCGAGATCAAGCGGCCACTCTGGGCCGCTCTGCCACAAGTGTAGGATCGACCGTCGTTGTGGACAACCGACGACCGCATACAGGGCACCCAGTGCCCGGATCGACGCCGCCCCCCTGTTACCGGCCAAGTCACCTTTGCACCTAGTCAATACGGACACTCACCAACACGGCAGGCGGTATGCCGACCGGAATTGCGCAGCCGCGATCTTACTTGGGCAAGCGTCCGCGCTCGATCTTGGGAAATTCGCCAGTGCAGGCTTTCATGAAGGCGACCAGGTCGGCGTTCTCCTGATCCGTCAGATTCAATTTCTTGATCTTCGTATCAAGCGTAGGGTTCGGGTGCCCCCCCTTGTCGTACCAGGCGACGACTTCGTCCAGCGTTTTTTGGCTACCGTCATGCATGTAGGGAGCCGAGAATTCCACATTGCGGATCGTGGGCGTCTTGAACGCGCCCTTGTCCTTTTCTTCCTTGGTCACTTCATAGCGGCCCAGGTCGGGCTTCTCGGCATCCATGCCCACACCCAAGTTGTGATACAACTCGTCGGTAAAGTTGGGACCGACATGGCAAGCGGTACACGAACCCTTGTCGCTGAAAAAGATTTCGCGGCCGCGTAACGCGCTTTCCGACATTGGGTGAGCGTCGGCGTTGGCTTTGATCTTCTCGTACTGAGCGAACAACTCGGCATCGTCTTTGAGGTCATCCATGTCGACACCGGCGTACGCTTTCAATTGCTCATAGAAGTCAAACGGCGATGGTCCGGTGACCAGCACGCGCTCGAAGCTGGCGATGGCCTTGGCAATGTTGTCGATGTTCACATTGTCGCCATCCTTGCCGCCGAACACATGATCGAACTCCAGGCGATAGCCTTCGTTGGCCTTAATGGCTGCCACGGCTTCTTCGTGCGTGTGAGCCATTTCGATCGGATTGGCAATCGGTCCCTTGGCTTGCTCTTCCAGGCTGGCGGCGCGACCGTCCCAAAATTGAGGCCCGCTGAAAATGCGATTGTAAGAGATCGGCGAGTTGCGGCCTCCCTTCTGGCCGCGCACGCCTACGCCGAACTGGGTATTCGCAGCGAATCCTAGATCGGGATCATGGCAGCTTGCGCAGCTTATCGTACCGTCGACCGACAACCGCTTGTCGAAGTACAATTGGCGCCCCAGTTCAATCAGGGCCAGCGTTAGCGGATTGGCTTCGAGCACGGCCTCGGCCTGCGGCAAACCTGTGCTCAGACCTAGTGGTAGCTCGACTTCCAGCACGGCTAGGTTCTGCGGATCGTCGATCCAAGCTTTGATGTGCTCGATGGTCAATTCCCCATCGCCGGGAATACCACCGGTCAATTCCGGCGAGCCCAGCAGCACGGCCTTGCCTGCCGACTTGTCGGCTTTCTGGACCTGCTTGGCGTCGGCAGCTTCGTCTTCTGGAGGCATGGCCGCTGCGGCCGCCTTGGCATCCACCGCCTCTTTCTTCGTGGCCGGCGCCTTTTTGTTGGCGGCGGGACTGCATCCGGCACCTATGATCATCAACGTACAGAGTAAGCCGCAAAACGGTGCCGAGAAGCAGAAACGAACTCGCATGATCGGATCCTATTGTTGGCTAGAGCGTGTGAAATAAATTGAGAAGCCCTGCCGTTCGGCTGGTGCTGGGCACCCCTCGCACCGAACGGATTCAGCAAGTCCAGGTCTGAGAGTATCTGATAAAATTCTACGCGCTTCAAGCGTCCTGGGAGTGGGACCATGCGTCGGCGAACCCGGCTACCGACACCCGTGGATTGCCGACCAGGGACACGCGAGGATGCGCCGATCATGAAGCGTCGAGCGTTTTACGCCATTGGCGATAAAACTCTGTTTGCGCCGGCGTCAGCAGCGCAATAGTCCGGCTGTGACGAGCCAAACGAGTTCCCCTGCGCCCGCCTCGATTGGACCTGCGAGGCGAATCGCAGCGACAGCCCCCTTTTCAAATCCAATCTGCCCACTGCCCGCTCCGACCAGTTCCGCCGCCAGACTCTCGACATCGGGGGCATGTCCTACCCAGGCGACGTCTCCCGGTGCTTGGCAACGCGTCCACTCCAAGAGGGGTTCCAGGCGTCCTCCCGGAGCCAGGTCGTTGAGCACGGTAACGGCGGGCTTTCCCGGGATGACCGCGGCAAGGATGTCGGCCGTCTCGCGGGCTCGGGCCAGGGCGCTCGTGGCGATCGCGCCAGGACAAACGTTGCGCTTGGCCAGCTTTTTGGCCATGCGACGAAACCGTTTGTGTCCTTTGTCTGTAAGCGGGCGCAACGCGTCGTCCGCATAGGCAGGATCGCCCGACTGTCCGGCCCAAGCATGCCGCACCAGATAGATGAACATTCGTTGAATCTCTCGGTCGGACGTCTCACCAGTTGCGTACTATCGGGTTCGCCACAAGATGCGGTCGTCAATGCCCAAGGTGGTTTGCAGCGTGGCGATTTGTTTTTTGAAGCGTCGCGCATCTTGCGAGTAGCCGGCCGTCGGGCGCAGTTCGGGCAAGTGTCGGCACCAATAATCGTTGAAGGCTCGCATCGCCAACTCACGCAAATATTTGGCCGTCATCGAGGCCAAGGCCACGGGCACCGCTTGTTCGGCCCGGCAGCGAAAGGAAATCGTTGCGCGCTTTGCCTCGGGGCCGAAGCTGTAACGGCTTTCCAACGCACCCTCGCGGCGTACTTCCACAAACCATTCCGGGAAGTAATGCTGTACAAGCGGCGCGTAGTGATTTCGTCCGCCGTGTTTGTCGCAAATCACCGACACGCGTGCGCCGGCGAGCGGCACCATCATCTCGGACAGCAGTTCCAGGCTGACGGCAGAAAGAGCATCGCTTTTGTTGCCGTATTGCAGGATCAAGTCGTTGAATTGCTCCGGAAACACCGCGCGGGCACCGACCGCTCGGAGCCGAATCCCCGCGCGTTCGCATCCGCGGCGCAGTTTGCCGGCTAGCCGTTCGACTTCGGTCGAGGACGCCGCCAGTGGCAAGCGCGCTTCGTAATCGGCATGCCAGGGAACCGCGTCTCCATCTGCAGAGCCTTGGGGACAGAGGGCATCCCAAACGTTGTGCCAGGTTTCCGGTGTGCCCCCCAATTGCGCGAGCGCCGCCAGGACTCCCTGCTCGAGCTCGCCGATGCCCTGCGATCTGTTATAAAGCGCCTTAGAGTCGGCAATCGCCAGTCGCCGCGGCGGAGTTTTTGTGCCTCGTCGTACCCGCGCGGCAATGCAAGTGCGAAGCCGATCATAAAGATCGACATCGATCGGATCGCACTCCTCTTCAGGCAGTTCCCAAACCGTGGCGGCAACGACCAGTGGGCCCAACGGCGGGCCATAGCCCGCTTCATCCGTGCCAATCAGGTAATTCACTGCCGGAGCTTCCTTGTGCGAGAGTAACGAGCGGCGGCTGCAGTCGCGACGGGGCCGAGTAGCCCTGCGCGTGCCGTAATTGCCCCCTTAGCGTACGGGGTCTCAGTCGAAGATCAAATAGCCGCAGCCTTCCGGCTTGAGAGAGACCGTGGCGGGGCGCGTCCAGGATTGAAATCCTGCACCCGGTGAGATCCGTTGTAAGCCGAGCACCCAGGCGGTTTTGGGAACCACGGCCTCGGTCGAGAGCGAGGCCAGCGGAATGGCCATTTCAACTGTCCAATTCTCTTCGCTTGTCGAGGCTGCGACGAACCAACGTGGATTCCAAGTGGCGTCGTGCCAGCAGGCTTCGGCGGTCCAACCGCGATGATCGACGCTCAGCCGGTAGAACGTGGTCCAATCGCGATCGACATCGATCAGCAGTTCAACGCGATCGTGCGCACTTAGGTCGGCGTCGCGCTCACGCGTGCGATCGTCGGTGGCATAGCGACACTGCGGTGCCTGCCGACAGGAAATCGCGATATATAGAAATTCATCGTCGTAGGCGAGCATGGCCGTCGCCGGCCAGGCGGAGTCGTCCGCCAGTGGACTGGTGAGCTCCAAGCGGTCGGCGGTTTTCCATAATTCGTCGTCGAACTGTCCATCCAGGCGAGGTTTGGCATCTCCGCGTCGCACGAACGCCGTCGTCTTCGGCGACGTTTTGCCTGCTTGAGCCGACAGCCATTGCTCTCCCTTCGCGCATGCCCACCACGCATCATGCGGCCGGCTTACCGTCAAAGTGTGGAATAGCCGATCCACGTCGCGACTGTTCGTTGCCGCGCGCGCCTGCGCCAAGGGGAATTGGACGTGCATGTCAGACCAGGCCTGCGCATCGATTCGTTCCAGAGCCTGCCCCGCCTCGAGGGCGTGCGCGTGGCGCGCTGCCCGGTGGTTCAGGTCTGGTGTCAAGTCACGGCGGCCGCTGGCCATTGCGACGAAAGAAGGGCCTGGCGGCGAGGCCGGCGGGATGGAACCGGGGATTGCCACTTCAGCATGTTCACTGCGGACGTTCGAGTTTTTGCGCGCTAGCGTCCCGGTACGAATTTGCGCCCGACAGGCAGCTTCGCCGCTGGACCAATACTGCACAAGCCACTCGAGCGCGGGCGTAGTCAACGGATGGGTCGGGTATTTCTCGCTGAGGAGCTGAAATACCGGAGCGGCGAACTCCCATTGGCCTTCGACGTAGTACGACTGAGCCAGCTCGAAGAGGGCCTGGCCGGCTGTCGACGCGTCGAGCCCGCGCGTCAGATCCTCGACTTGCCCGAGCAAGGTCCCCCCGCGGCCCGTTCGTTCAGCATGCGCGAGAATTGCTTGCAGGTTGCGATGTTTTTCCGCAATCTGACGCATCGCGTCCAGGCCGGCGCGTCCGGCGCCTGGCATTTCGCGGCGGGCATCCCCGCCGGCCTGCAAGGAGATTCCGCTGAAGAAATCTTGTTGCCCCTGCCCTTGAGGGATGGAATCCA containing:
- a CDS encoding cysteine desulfurase, whose protein sequence is MSTLAPVLPLDPDALRTDFPILGLRLHGDVPLVYLDNAATTQRPRQVIQSLVDVYEKQYANVHRGIHWLSDQSTDLYEETREKVRAFINAPAREQVIFTYGTTEGINLVARSWGAAHIKPGDEILLTEMEHHSNLVPWQQLAAERGAVLRHIPITDEGRLDMEKLPALLTERTKLVAVGHISNVLGTINPIAEITRRAHAVGAVVLVDAAQSVPHLATDVQALEVDFLAFSGHKMLGPSGVGILYGRRSLLEAMPPFLGGGSMIRRVKLDSFEPAELPAKFEAGTPPIVPAIGLGAAIDYLNAIGMDKIHAYEQILTARAHEVLENVGGVHLLGPAPEHKGGIVSFTLDGIHAHDIAQLLDRQGIAVRAGHHCAMPLHKRLGINASARASFYFYNTLAEVELLGTALTDAKRIFRKK
- a CDS encoding iron-sulfur cluster assembly scaffold protein; its protein translation is MPTSEDELYQEHILEHYEDPFHRGHAAHATHAHEDDNPLCGDVVHIDLAVDPQGKIEELYFDGDGCCISQAAASMLVEHFDQKSVDEIKQFTADDMLRLFGAKLTPNRQKCCLLSWRVLQAAIYSPLQGNGQPGTTATPSQPNKENR
- a CDS encoding cytochrome c peroxidase, whose protein sequence is MRVRFCFSAPFCGLLCTLMIIGAGCSPAANKKAPATKKEAVDAKAAAAAMPPEDEAADAKQVQKADKSAGKAVLLGSPELTGGIPGDGELTIEHIKAWIDDPQNLAVLEVELPLGLSTGLPQAEAVLEANPLTLALIELGRQLYFDKRLSVDGTISCASCHDPDLGFAANTQFGVGVRGQKGGRNSPISYNRIFSGPQFWDGRAASLEEQAKGPIANPIEMAHTHEEAVAAIKANEGYRLEFDHVFGGKDGDNVNIDNIAKAIASFERVLVTGPSPFDFYEQLKAYAGVDMDDLKDDAELFAQYEKIKANADAHPMSESALRGREIFFSDKGSCTACHVGPNFTDELYHNLGVGMDAEKPDLGRYEVTKEEKDKGAFKTPTIRNVEFSAPYMHDGSQKTLDEVVAWYDKGGHPNPTLDTKIKKLNLTDQENADLVAFMKACTGEFPKIERGRLPK
- a CDS encoding histidine phosphatase family protein — encoded protein: MFIYLVRHAWAGQSGDPAYADDALRPLTDKGHKRFRRMAKKLAKRNVCPGAIATSALARARETADILAAVIPGKPAVTVLNDLAPGGRLEPLLEWTRCQAPGDVAWVGHAPDVESLAAELVGAGSGQIGFEKGAVAAIRLAGPIEAGAGELVWLVTAGLLRC